A genomic stretch from Pirellulaceae bacterium includes:
- a CDS encoding lamin tail domain-containing protein produces the protein MNPFGRRLQRNSIRRAKFESLESRLLLAGDLDQGTQPVIISEFVADSTSTLATRTRSSDGSEFAGEATSPDWIELFNSSAQRLDLGGMHLTDELTEGTKWQFPAATWVEPGNYLVVFASGNNITDPTMDENGFLHTNFRLSEAGEYLALTDQTGQPLHTWDEFPLQRTDISYGLPMTERTLLHAGSLEYSIPVDDALDPAWKQVGFEHASFSKGEMGALGFDRGDGEPETGQTIGAELIDRSRLDFSRGSMVIFESRPFQESGRVAEWSFYSEKTNSVTPLVFRSTDEGFEITGIGTTRNSDGSGVQTFPFERIDGSDLVESAEYFFGIKDGDNGTDVAGSIVWANSDTESVRRFNGPLSGKITLGEEFTGGRSFGREFSTQVTAITRLEGPILTELDTAMASASSLYVRYPFAVENKDTLKSLVLQVRYEDGFVAYLNGVEIARSNISDPANFDSIASSNRPLAEANRFESINVSQAVSHLTDGDNVLAIHAFDDRQVGSDFLIDAKLLGLDVNLSADFEYTSEVTPGQANQSEFYQGFVTDPALSHSRGIYDQTVELTLSSEGFPDATIYYTTDGTAPTPDNPTAKRYEQAFEVATTTVLRTASYHDDWINSNTKSHSFIFPEDVKAQAEMHARVIDDPVWGSQVVDSLTSLPTMSLMTAKPISVKGEIFTSAELIHPDGSTGFQIDAGVEVFGGTAVSFPKRSMRLSFKNIYGPTKLNFDVFADQGVSEFNQLLLRPGSHDTPFWDGTTGTGNYLRNRWVNDRQIEMGQPAPRGQFVHLYLNGVYWGQYQLLERPNAAFMAAHFGGQPEDYDAINAGRAIDGDEAAWNTLLNSLDKGYEEVKKYLDVENYADYILLEFYGGNNIDWREQANWMASRKRESGAGFQFFGWDSDLFMRIGAEIDIVNFGGPGLLATRAGGVLQYPEFLELLAERAQLHLLGDGILTDKNVRASIDELAATMRPAIVAETARWGSGRYTPDTWEAAVAWMRDTYVPADGPSRADTVIEQLRHADLFPLSDRPAFRVDGQLMAQDFIAADSQLKMAAENGDIYFTLDGSDPQKKAATVERVALFPVATEVRAHIPANDALNLNWITNDFNDSDWIPGKTGVGFDTTGELTPLIDLDIAEPMKGINATAYLRIPFQIENPAAFETLTLSLKYDDGFVAYLNGTEIARRNAPTNPIWNSRSTHVRENIEAIEFETFNLNREIELLQTGSNVLAIQALNFNATNVDLLMIPKLEAGTISARGLSPSAQKYTGPIQVPKNAVISARTLWTDQWSTLRTATSTPNPSPLRISEVMYHPADPTAEEIAAGFTDADEFEFIELVNISADTIDLTGADLRQSNVGGQRQGIEFAFGSGLVKTLEPNAHVLVVENSSAFQSRYGNQLPVAGQWTGGLSNRSEQITLSVNNQTLQQFSYHDDWYPETDGNGSSLEVINPYSEEFDAWNDASRWQASSTGGSPGQSTAQLVPGDSNRDGRFDSQDLVIVFQAGEYEDETPNNSSWEDGDWNNDGDFNTTDLVFAFQAGSYSRDATPLVFDHQLLLDIASAMSAKTSQDDPVDKFNKKRRLFEVD, from the coding sequence ATGAACCCATTCGGACGCCGACTTCAGCGAAATAGCATCCGTCGAGCTAAATTCGAGTCTCTCGAGTCACGGCTGCTACTCGCTGGCGATCTAGATCAGGGAACCCAGCCGGTGATCATCAGCGAATTCGTGGCCGATAGCACTTCGACGCTCGCAACGCGAACTCGTTCATCTGACGGATCCGAATTCGCTGGAGAAGCAACATCCCCCGATTGGATCGAGCTTTTCAATAGCTCCGCTCAACGACTCGATCTGGGGGGAATGCATTTAACAGATGAGCTTACGGAGGGCACCAAATGGCAATTTCCTGCTGCAACCTGGGTTGAACCAGGCAATTATTTGGTCGTGTTTGCCTCCGGAAACAACATCACTGACCCAACCATGGATGAAAATGGATTTCTGCACACCAATTTCCGACTCTCCGAAGCGGGCGAATATCTCGCTTTAACCGACCAAACTGGTCAACCCTTGCACACATGGGATGAGTTCCCATTACAGCGCACCGATATTTCGTACGGTCTTCCGATGACCGAGCGTACGCTGCTGCATGCGGGATCGCTTGAGTATTCCATTCCGGTCGATGATGCACTCGATCCAGCCTGGAAACAGGTTGGCTTCGAGCATGCAAGTTTTTCGAAAGGTGAAATGGGCGCACTCGGATTCGACCGCGGCGATGGTGAACCCGAGACAGGTCAAACGATCGGAGCTGAACTGATTGATCGGTCACGTCTTGATTTTTCCCGTGGTTCCATGGTGATCTTTGAAAGCCGCCCCTTCCAGGAATCCGGTCGAGTTGCAGAATGGTCGTTTTATTCTGAAAAAACAAATTCCGTCACCCCGTTGGTCTTCCGGTCGACCGACGAGGGATTTGAAATCACTGGCATTGGAACAACGCGGAACAGTGACGGGTCCGGTGTACAAACATTTCCATTCGAACGAATCGATGGAAGTGATTTGGTGGAATCGGCAGAGTATTTTTTCGGGATCAAAGACGGTGACAACGGAACCGATGTTGCAGGCTCTATCGTCTGGGCCAATAGCGACACGGAATCGGTTCGACGATTCAACGGGCCCCTGTCAGGAAAAATAACCCTGGGAGAAGAATTCACGGGTGGGCGATCTTTTGGGCGTGAGTTTTCGACTCAAGTCACAGCGATCACACGACTGGAAGGGCCAATTCTCACAGAACTGGACACAGCGATGGCCTCCGCATCATCGCTCTATGTCCGATATCCATTTGCTGTTGAAAACAAAGACACCCTCAAGTCGCTCGTGCTTCAAGTTCGTTACGAGGACGGCTTTGTCGCTTACTTGAATGGGGTTGAAATTGCTCGCAGCAATATTTCTGACCCAGCGAATTTCGATTCCATCGCATCATCCAACAGACCGTTAGCCGAGGCCAACAGATTTGAATCGATCAATGTCTCCCAGGCCGTCAGTCACCTTACTGACGGAGACAACGTCCTGGCAATCCATGCTTTCGACGATCGGCAAGTGGGCTCTGACTTTTTGATCGATGCCAAACTGTTGGGACTGGATGTCAATTTAAGCGCAGACTTTGAATACACGTCCGAAGTCACTCCTGGCCAAGCCAATCAATCAGAATTCTATCAAGGCTTCGTCACGGACCCCGCCCTCAGCCATTCACGTGGCATTTACGACCAAACGGTCGAACTCACGTTGAGCTCGGAAGGTTTTCCGGACGCGACGATTTATTACACAACAGACGGAACCGCACCCACCCCCGATAACCCGACCGCCAAAAGATACGAACAAGCGTTCGAGGTTGCGACAACCACCGTATTGCGTACAGCGAGTTATCACGACGACTGGATTAATTCGAACACGAAGTCCCATTCATTTATATTCCCCGAAGATGTCAAAGCTCAAGCAGAAATGCACGCGAGAGTGATTGACGATCCCGTTTGGGGATCGCAAGTGGTCGACTCGCTGACATCGCTTCCAACAATGTCACTGATGACGGCAAAGCCCATCTCCGTCAAAGGCGAAATTTTCACATCTGCCGAGTTAATCCACCCTGATGGATCAACAGGATTTCAGATTGATGCGGGTGTCGAAGTGTTCGGTGGAACAGCCGTCAGCTTTCCCAAACGATCGATGCGTCTCAGCTTCAAAAACATCTATGGACCGACCAAACTCAATTTCGATGTTTTCGCTGATCAGGGAGTCAGCGAATTTAACCAACTGTTGTTGCGTCCCGGTTCGCACGACACGCCTTTCTGGGATGGGACAACGGGTACCGGCAATTATCTACGCAATCGTTGGGTCAACGATCGGCAAATAGAAATGGGACAACCGGCGCCCCGAGGCCAATTCGTACACTTGTATTTAAACGGAGTCTATTGGGGGCAATACCAACTGCTGGAACGTCCGAATGCGGCGTTCATGGCTGCTCACTTTGGGGGTCAACCCGAAGATTACGACGCGATCAATGCAGGCAGGGCAATCGATGGAGATGAGGCAGCCTGGAACACGCTGCTGAATTCGCTGGATAAAGGCTACGAAGAAGTCAAGAAATACCTCGACGTCGAAAACTATGCCGACTATATCTTGCTTGAGTTCTACGGAGGTAACAATATTGACTGGCGGGAGCAAGCCAATTGGATGGCCAGCCGCAAGCGTGAATCCGGAGCCGGCTTTCAGTTCTTCGGTTGGGACAGCGACCTTTTCATGCGCATCGGCGCCGAAATCGACATCGTGAACTTTGGCGGCCCCGGTTTACTCGCCACACGAGCTGGAGGCGTACTTCAGTATCCCGAATTCCTCGAATTGTTGGCCGAAAGAGCTCAGCTGCATTTGTTGGGAGATGGAATCCTGACAGATAAAAATGTCCGAGCCAGTATCGATGAACTAGCGGCAACCATGCGTCCTGCGATCGTTGCTGAAACAGCCCGTTGGGGATCGGGCCGATATACACCGGATACTTGGGAAGCCGCCGTCGCTTGGATGAGAGACACCTACGTACCAGCAGACGGCCCCAGCCGAGCTGACACTGTCATTGAGCAGCTGCGACATGCTGATTTGTTTCCGCTCTCAGATCGTCCGGCCTTCCGCGTGGATGGTCAGCTGATGGCTCAGGATTTTATCGCGGCCGACAGCCAACTCAAGATGGCTGCTGAAAATGGCGACATCTATTTCACACTCGATGGGAGTGACCCGCAGAAGAAAGCAGCAACCGTCGAACGAGTTGCTTTGTTCCCCGTAGCGACTGAGGTACGAGCCCACATACCAGCCAACGATGCTTTGAATCTTAATTGGATCACCAATGATTTTAACGATTCGGATTGGATCCCTGGAAAAACGGGAGTCGGATTTGACACGACCGGAGAATTAACACCGCTCATCGACCTTGATATCGCAGAACCCATGAAAGGGATCAACGCCACCGCGTACCTGCGAATCCCGTTTCAGATCGAAAACCCCGCAGCGTTCGAAACACTCACCTTATCACTCAAATATGACGATGGCTTCGTTGCCTATTTGAACGGAACAGAAATTGCTCGAAGGAACGCGCCAACCAACCCGATCTGGAATTCACGTTCGACTCATGTGCGAGAAAACATCGAAGCGATCGAATTCGAAACATTCAACCTCAATCGTGAAATCGAGCTGCTTCAAACAGGAAGCAACGTCCTCGCAATCCAAGCCTTGAATTTCAATGCCACCAATGTCGACTTACTGATGATCCCCAAGCTTGAGGCAGGTACGATCTCGGCACGGGGCCTCTCCCCAAGTGCCCAAAAATACACGGGTCCCATTCAAGTTCCTAAAAACGCAGTTATCAGCGCCCGAACTCTCTGGACTGATCAATGGAGCACGCTGCGAACGGCCACCTCAACCCCTAATCCATCCCCACTAAGAATCTCGGAAGTCATGTATCACCCAGCCGATCCCACGGCCGAGGAGATCGCTGCTGGATTCACCGATGCAGATGAGTTCGAATTCATCGAACTCGTCAACATCTCAGCAGACACAATCGACTTAACCGGCGCTGATCTAAGGCAATCCAACGTCGGAGGCCAACGCCAAGGTATTGAGTTCGCGTTCGGATCAGGATTGGTGAAAACACTCGAGCCGAATGCTCACGTGTTGGTCGTCGAAAACAGCAGCGCCTTCCAATCGCGTTATGGCAATCAACTGCCGGTCGCAGGGCAGTGGACAGGCGGACTGAGTAACCGTTCAGAACAGATCACTCTATCGGTCAACAATCAAACCCTGCAACAGTTCAGCTATCACGATGACTGGTACCCTGAAACAGACGGGAACGGATCATCGCTAGAAGTCATCAACCCCTACAGCGAAGAGTTCGACGCATGGAATGATGCCAGTAGATGGCAAGCCAGTTCAACGGGTGGATCGCCGGGCCAATCGACAGCCCAACTCGTCCCGGGCGATTCAAATCGCGACGGCCGATTCGATTCCCAAGATCTCGTGATCGTTTTTCAAGCAGGTGAGTACGAAGACGAAACCCCCAACAATTCGAGTTGGGAAGACGGCGACTGGAACAATGACGGAGATTTCAATACCACTGATTTGGTATTCGCCTTCCAGGCAGGCAGCTATTCTCGCGACGCCACCCCGCTAGTCTTCGACCATCAATTATTGCTCGACATCGCCAGTGCCATGTCGGCAAAAACCAGTCAAGACGATCCGGTTGATAAGTTCAATAAGAAACGTCGCTTATTCGAAGTTGATTGA